The Anastrepha obliqua isolate idAnaObli1 chromosome 5, idAnaObli1_1.0, whole genome shotgun sequence DNA window ATAGATGTGTTTATTATATCCTCTAACCTGTTCATATGCACACATTTATTcatctttttttctaattgaaaGATTCCGGTATGTCAACACCGACTCATTCGCCATCTCCGCGTCGGAATGATTTAAACGGGCATCATAATCATTCACTTGCTACGACGAATAACAGTAGCGATGGAAATGGATCCAACACGCATAACTATGCAACAGCGATTTCAGGGATGTTGACATCGGCTACAACAACTGCCAGTTCTTCAGTAACAACCACAAACAATTCAAATAACAGCAGTATGGGATCGAActacaatcttcaaaataagaaCCAAAATCAGTATCATGTTTCAAAGCAACCATCTTTATCTCAGCAGATATTGAACAACCACAGTTTTCACTCCAGACGAACTCCTCAAAAAAATGACTGCATACCAGTAAATGCACACCAGCTCAATAACATTAATGGGGAAGCTTTTGCTTGCATAACATCTTCAGTTAATACATCTGACGGCGGCATGGAGGGTATACCAAATGCTGTCGAGGATGAGGAGGACTTCCAGTCTTTGATAATTGAGCAGCTTTCTGCTATTCAGAAACcagatgtaaataaaaatttaatatttttgccttCTTAATTATTCATATTGAATGTATGATTAATTGTTGCTCATATGCCGTCAGGTAATCAATTTAACTTCACGTTCTGCAAAAATTATTTGGGAGGCACCAGTCATCACCGATCCCCATATCAATACTAGAGAGTTACGTTATAATGTTTTGTTTAGTGACCGTGCCAAAGAGTGCAAATACAAGAGTCTCTATAAGGGTGAATCGTACGACTGCATCGTCCAGGACCTGCAGCCCGGTCAGGTGTATGTAGTGCGACTTCAGGTTAGTAAaagggaaaatattttatatgtatatagatacatTTGTAGTATATTTACGTGCACTTTCAGGTTCACTATGAAAAGCTGCAGGGATCTGCATCCGATCCAACCGAATTCACAACTCCGCCATGTGTGCCAGATCAGCCAGCGCCACCTAAATTAGTAATGCGAACAAAGAACTCTTTGCATTTGCGTTGGACGAATCCACTATCTAACGGATCACCCATTCAACACTATTTACTGGAATATGACGAGGGCAAAACTTGCTTGCCGGCAACTTCCCGCTCTGCGCGTCAAAACACGGGTAGTgaagtattacattttgtcgAGGCAACGAAGACAAAAGGCAAACACTATACTCTCACTAAACTACAGCCTTCAACTGTATACAATTTCCGTCTGGCCGCTATAAACGAAGTTGGCGCATCATTATTTTCCTCAATCTGTTCATATAGCACTTCAAGCAATCCACCGTCTGCACCGAAGCCTCCAAAACTTCAAAGCAGTAGCTCATCGTCTCTTCGCCTTTGGTGGGAAAGGAGGCCACAGGATAGCGATTATGTGTTGCAGATACTTGATCGCGAGTCTGGCCACGGCTACCTTAATGCTTTTAACGGGCCCGACTGCGTCCACGAATGCTGCCAGCTGCGACGTGCCACGTCTTATCAGTTTCGCTTACGTGCTGAAAATGAAGCCGGCTGCTCTCCTTGGTCTAATGAGGTCACTTTTCAAACATCTCCTGAAAAGCCTGGGAAACCAGGCAAGCCCCATGTAAAGGGAAAAATTCATGGAACACATTTTCGAACGCGATGGGACCCACCCACAGATAGGGGAGGCGCCGAAATACTTCGCTATTTCCTTGAAATCACATCTGGCACCAAATTCGAACGTATTTACAGTGGTACTGATACAGAGACCATATGCGATCGCCTTCAACCCGGTACAACGTACCAGTTGCGCACCTCATGTGAGGGCCCAGCAGGACTCAGTCCCTATTCGGATGTGGCGCATATAACATCAGAAGCTATAGTACCTGCGGCACCACCGCCACCTTATTACGACAATCCTCCGGGTCCGTATGCGACCGTTTTAAGACTAGACAAACCAGACTATAATGGCGGAGCCCCAGTGCTAGAGTTTGAGGTTCAGATGAGACGTCCTTTAGACGTGCACtttgatattgaaaataaaacaaacgaaTATTCAATTATATACCGCGGACGTGATACATACTGTGTGGTCAAGGACTTGCAGCCTGGTTGTCCCTATGAGGTACAGGTGCGTGCAATCAATCGCATTGGTGCAGGTGCTTGGTCACCATGGTTCCGTTTCTCAGCAGCTGCTGCACCTCCGAACGCACCTCACAATATAAAAGTTGTGGTTAAATCGGCGACTCATTTGTATTTGAATTGGCAAGAGCCCGACTGTAATGGAGCTCCGATTCTTGAATACCATCTGGAAAGCGCAACGGGTCGAAATGAGTCTAACTCTGGTTTGGAGGAAACATCAGAAATGCCAGCATACCAAACATGTTATCAGGGAGTGCAAACCAGCGTCGATTTACGTAATTTATTGCCGTTTACTGTGTATTACTTCCGTGTAAATGCAAACAATACGGCTGGTGTGGGTAAATGGTCAACGAGCATTAATGCACGAACACCAGCCGCCGCTCCTGCTGCCCCACAAATCAAAGACTGCGAATTTACCGCCACTGAAGTATCCCTTAACTGGACGGAGCCTGAATGCAATGGTGCTGCCATCACTGCATACGTCATTGAATACGCTGAAAGATCAATTACTACGCCAAATACAAACCCATCTTATACAGTCACCGGTTTAATGTCTGAAACGACGTACAAATTCCGCTTGCAGGCCATAAACAGCATTGGGCCGGGACCATTTTCCGCATATGCCAAGCTCACAACGTTGCCTTCACCACCAGCCCCACCTGCACTGGAATGCACCGGCGTAGGTCAtaactttataaaattaaaatgggcTGACggcaaaaatttggatttcacCAAATACTATGTGGAAATGTTTGTACAGCGGGCAAAAGAGTTCCAGATCGTTTACTCTGGCACTAATTGCATGTGCAAAGTAAACAAGCTACAAGAGCGCACCTCATATACTTTCCGGATATATGCAAGTACTGATCGTGCTGGGATCGGTGACTATTCGGATGAATATACTTTTAGTACGACTCCCACTTTGCCAAGCAGCATTAAAGCGCCTCGTGTGGCTATGGAAGGAGCTGCTGCTTGTTTGCTAACACACGGTGCCGGTGCTGCTGGCGGCTTCATCCCATCCGGAATGCTGGCTGAAACGCATACCAGTTTTATTGCCGGCCTAGGCAACCTTTCTTTAGGCGTACCGCTGACTCTCGAAtggcaaaactcaaaaaatactTTCAACGATCGTGTAGAATATTTATTGCAATACGCCATTGGCAAAGATGGAGATTATAAGCGAGTGAGTtttagtaaatatgtacatgaatgTTGAATTGAAATCAGTGATGCTTTGTTAAGGGATTAGCTATGGGATGAATAACATAGATCCAACTGATCGTATAAGTATCATCCTAAAGGTCATTGAGCGTCAGACTATAGGTTTGAGGGATGGCGCTAAGCAAAGCCAGCTATATCTATCCCGTTTGTATATTAGTCTCATCAAGCGGCAccattgtggtttttttttttttttttttttttttttttttttttttttttcatacaaactaGGCACATCACTTGCACACGGCTAAAATACCATCGTTTTGCCACATTTTTATCTTTTGTGTGAAACTGGAATCTAGGACTATTACTCCCACcaaactttaaaatattattttctttctagATTTACCGAGGTGCAGAGACCAAGTTTACAATTGAAAATTTAGAGCCGGGAACTATGTACCAATTCCGAGTTTGCCCTATTCGTGTTACTTCTTCCGGTGAAGATTTGGTTGGCCAAAATACTTCTGCATTCCGATACCAAGTTCCTCATCTTGCATCACTGGACGATATCGACAGCAGCTTATTGGGAAACATG harbors:
- the LOC129247295 gene encoding fibronectin type-III domain-containing protein 3A isoform X2; this translates as MVRLNVPTTQENHPLRHHQLYYTNNNHNSNSVQNVGTGNLSNSISSPSSSTSSLNSNASSFEPHQHQHQLQHQLQIQHLHHQHQHQHHNQNPSQGQLQQQQRSASNIVMVVPQPQQQAPLPQAAQQQPQYTHGSAVTSQHQHPHAHHVHHQTPSQPNSVGMPIHQQQPQVPQQSPTEGSTSSLPASPPLLQQTATPPQGAQLVQPVCAVHHPQQHQQQLALVAAMHQHLAAAAGLGPPQPQHMHRPHGSHVPAPQTQQLTAPPGTLTGLQAQSQVQVQATAVSTQQPQSTQHSQQHSIDNGHAGICSAINGGGNSGSSGNAPGISPSGSSNSSVGSATSSSGNAIVAAAPPPSASGQLYIQYPGEFYPTEYYITPHPHDSMCPQHPHHHQTLCAMPTDYGPTAVQMVSQNRPAPIPVPVQVPQGQVVQQYVNESGPFAHVVLSPQYQQLHASQGHIHAPFLTSNGTSHFYSPLPAGFPAGTGSGPAHFHALSSGHVQPQQPPQQQQAPTAQHQQASSLQPLSHSPSPPNSYHKDERTQRQHTKLLRKLEKQRELNSGMSTPTHSPSPRRNDLNGHHNHSLATTNNSSDGNGSNTHNYATAISGMLTSATTTASSSVTTTNNSNNSSMGSNYNLQNKNQNQYHVSKQPSLSQQILNNHSFHSRRTPQKNDCIPVNAHQLNNINGEAFACITSSVNTSDGGMEGIPNAVEDEEDFQSLIIEQLSAIQKPDVINLTSRSAKIIWEAPVITDPHINTRELRYNVLFSDRAKECKYKSLYKGESYDCIVQDLQPGQVYVVRLQVHYEKLQGSASDPTEFTTPPCVPDQPAPPKLVMRTKNSLHLRWTNPLSNGSPIQHYLLEYDEGKTCLPATSRSARQNTGSEVLHFVEATKTKGKHYTLTKLQPSTVYNFRLAAINEVGASLFSSICSYSTSSNPPSAPKPPKLQSSSSSSLRLWWERRPQDSDYVLQILDRESGHGYLNAFNGPDCVHECCQLRRATSYQFRLRAENEAGCSPWSNEVTFQTSPEKPGKPGKPHVKGKIHGTHFRTRWDPPTDRGGAEILRYFLEITSGTKFERIYSGTDTETICDRLQPGTTYQLRTSCEGPAGLSPYSDVAHITSEAIVPAAPPPPYYDNPPGPYATVLRLDKPDYNGGAPVLEFEVQMRRPLDVHFDIENKTNEYSIIYRGRDTYCVVKDLQPGCPYEVQVRAINRIGAGAWSPWFRFSAAAAPPNAPHNIKVVVKSATHLYLNWQEPDCNGAPILEYHLESATGRNESNSGLEETSEMPAYQTCYQGVQTSVDLRNLLPFTVYYFRVNANNTAGVGKWSTSINARTPAAAPAAPQIKDCEFTATEVSLNWTEPECNGAAITAYVIEYAERSITTPNTNPSYTVTGLMSETTYKFRLQAINSIGPGPFSAYAKLTTLPSPPAPPALECTGVGHNFIKLKWADGKNLDFTKYYVEMFVQRAKEFQIVYSGTNCMCKVNKLQERTSYTFRIYASTDRAGIGDYSDEYTFSTTPTLPSSIKAPRVAMEGAAACLLTHGAGAAGGFIPSGMLAETHTSFIAGLGNLSLGVPLTLEWQNSKNTFNDRVEYLLQYAIGKDGDYKRIYRGAETKFTIENLEPGTMYQFRVCPIRVTSSGEDLVGQNTSAFRYQVPHLASLDDIDSSLLGNMSSVFGGAAGANNNGNASMGCHGHSHHVHGLHTHHSHSHTHHNSRQSASGLHHRSVSASAASPNGCSGNGGINGNGSSNIGGNTILIGPNAIGLIPLGTAMANELAAVGFASCDDPLHHHHHHHHQFHGGNVTAGPEPEVAASTAASFLAATANSLLPNNALLAHASISANHVQNGAVRRCMSKIATLYTNRKRFTDQEKAILFMICFLFFTFLFATLVKTLMR